In Rhea pennata isolate bPtePen1 chromosome 22, bPtePen1.pri, whole genome shotgun sequence, a single genomic region encodes these proteins:
- the MMEL1 gene encoding membrane metallo-endopeptidase-like 1 isoform X3, with product MENEVGKSVDNQMDKYIVTIMGKSESQMDIVEKSTKSGRQSWSFVAIGLAVLLLIMTCAAVTLVILYANSRETHYGTSSANICSTPGCVTAAARIIQNMDPTTEPCKDFYQYACGGWLNRHVIPETSSRYSIFDILRDELEIILKGVLETSDQGDREAFQKAKILYKSCMNESLIEQRDSLPLLEVLTMVGDWPVASADWNSTKEPNWSMEEKLSIMNSRFNKRVLIDMFVWNDDRDSNRHIIYIDQPSLGMPSRDYYFNGGNYQKVREAYLQFMITVAKMIREDKNMSKDDSFVQEEMAKVMQLETEIANATTPAEERHDVTLLYNKMTLKELQEKFALNEFNWTFFIQGVMSSVSVQVYPEEEVVVYGMPYLQELKAIISKYSASTIQNYLIWRLVIDRVSSLSQRFKDARASYRKALYGTTVEEARWRECVSYVNNNMENAVGALYVRETFAGESKRMVRDLIDKIREAFIETLEELQWMDETSKEKAREKAMAIKEQIGYPDYILEDHNEKLDQEYANLNFSEHNYFENILENLRAGAQKSLKKLRERVDQDIWIIGAAVVNAFYSPNRNQIVFPAAILQPPFFSKHQPQALNFGGIGMVIGHEITHGFDDNGRNFDKDGNMFDWWSNFSAMHFKEQSRCMVYQYGNYTWELAGGQNVSGISTLGENIADNGGVRQAYKAYLKWLEQEGMEPKLPGLNLSHKQLFFLNFAQVWCGSYRPEYASQSIKTDVHSPLKYRVMGSLQNFEAFSEAFHCKKGTAMHPAEKCRVW from the exons ATGGAGAATGAGGTTGGCAAATCTGTGGACAATCAAATGGACAAATACAT AGTTACAATAATGGGGAAATCAGAAAGTCAAATGGATATTGTggaaaaatcaacaaaatctgGAAGGCAATCCTGGAGCTTTGTGGCAATCGGTCTGGCTGTCTTGCTGCTCATTATGACTTGTGCAGCAGTCACCCTGGTGATCCTGTATGCCAACAGCAGAG AAACTCACTATGGCACCAGTTCAGCCAACATATGCAGCACACCTGGATGTGTTACAGCAG CTGCTAGAATAATTCAGAACATGGACCCAACAACTGAACCATGCAAAGATTTCTACCAGTATGCTTGTGGAGGCTGGCTCAACAGGCATGTTATCCCAGAAACTAGCTCCAGGTACAGCATTTTTGACATCCTGAGAGATGAGCTGGAGATCATCCTGAAAG GTGTGTTGGAGACTTCAGATCAAGGGGACAgagaagcatttcagaaagctaAAATACTTTACAAGTCATGCATGAATGAGA gtCTTATAGAGCAGCGAGATTCATTGCCCCTACTAGAGGTCTTAACGATGGTTGGAGATTGGCCGGTGGCTTCTGCAGACTGGAATAGCACAAAAG AGCCAAATTGGAGCATGGAAGAAAAACTCTCCATAATGAACTCCAGATTTAACAAACGTGTCCTGATTGATATGTTTGTATGGAATGATGACCGAGATTCCAACAGACATATCatttat ATTGACCAACCTAGTTTAGGAATGCCATCCAGAGACTACTACTTTAATGGGGGCAACTATCAAAAG GTCAGAGAAGCTTACCTGCAGTTCATGATCACCGTTGCCAAAATGATCCGAGAAGACAAGAATATGTCTAAAGATGATTCTTTTGTCCAAGAGGAAATGGCAAAAGTTATGCAGCTTGAAACTGAGATTGCAAAT GCAACTACCCCTGCAGAAGAAAGGCATGATGTGACCTTGTTATACAACAAAATGACTCTAAAAGAGCTACAGGAAAAGTTTGCATTGAAT GAGTTTAACTGGACCTTCTTCATCCAAGGTGTAATGTCTTCAGTAAGTGTTCAGGTCTACCCAGAAGAGGAGGTGGTTGTATATGGCATGCCCTACCTGCAAGAGCTCAAAGCAATTATCTCAAAGTACTCAGCAAG CACCATCCAGAACTACCTCATTTGGCGACTGGTAATTGATCGAGTCAGCAGCCTGAGTCAGCGTTTCAAGGATGCTCGGGCCAGCTACCGGAAg GCACTTTATGGGACAACAGTGGAAGAAGCCCGCTGGAGGGAGTGTGTGAGTTATGTCAACAACAACATGGAGAATGCAGTGGGAGCGTTGTATGTCAGGGAGACATTTGCTGGTGAGAGTAAGAGGATG GTCAGAGATTTAATAGACAAAATCCGTGAAGCGTTCATTGAGACCCTAGAGGAGTTACAGTGGATGGATGAGACATCTAAAGAAAAAGCTCGTGAAAAG GCAATGGCAATTAAAGAACAAATTGGCTATCCAGATTATATTTTGGAAGATCACAATGAAAAATTAGATCAGGAATATGCTAAT TTAAACTTCAGTGAGCACAACTACTTTGAAAACATCCTGGAAAACCTGAGAGCTGGAGCCCAAAAGAGCCTAAAGAAACTTCGAGAGAGAGTTGACCAAGATAT ATGGATCATTGGAGCTGCAGTGGTCAATGCATTCTATTCACCCAATCGGAACCAGATAG tttttcctgCTGCGATTCTACAGCCCCCCTTCTTCAGCAAGCATCAACCACAAGCACTAAACTTTGGGGGGATAGGGATGGTTATTGGGCATGAAATTACTCATGGCTTTGATGACAATG GTCGAAATTTTGATAAAGACGGAAATATGTTTGACTGGTGGAGCAACTTCTCAGCTATGCATTTCAAGGAGCAGTCTCGTTGCATGGTTTATCAGTATGGCAACTACACATGGGAGCTGGCTGGAGGACAAAAT GTCAGTGGAATAAGCACGTTAGGAGAAAATATTGCAGATAATGGAGGAGTCCGTCAGGCTTATAAG GCCTATTTGAAATGGCTTGAACAGGAAGGGATGGAGCCAAAGTTGCCTGGACTGAATCTATCCcacaaacagcttttcttcctcaacTTTGCCCAG
- the MMEL1 gene encoding membrane metallo-endopeptidase-like 1 isoform X5, producing the protein MENEVGKSVDNQMDKYIVTIMGKSESQMDIVEKSTKSGRQSWSFVAIGLAVLLLIMTCAAVTLVILYANSRETHYGTSSANICSTPGCVTAAARIIQNMDPTTEPCKDFYQYACGGWLNRHVIPETSSRYSIFDILRDELEIILKGVLETSDQGDREAFQKAKILYKSCMNESLIEQRDSLPLLEVLTMVGDWPVASADWNSTKEPNWSMEEKLSIMNSRFNKRVLIDMFVWNDDRDSNRHIIYIDQPSLGMPSRDYYFNGGNYQKVREAYLQFMITVAKMIREDKNMSKDDSFVQEEMAKVMQLETEIANATTPAEERHDVTLLYNKMTLKELQEKFALNEFNWTFFIQGVMSSVSVQVYPEEEVVVYGMPYLQELKAIISKYSASTIQNYLIWRLVIDRVSSLSQRFKDARASYRKALYGTTVEEARWRECVSYVNNNMENAVGALYVRETFAGESKRMVRDLIDKIREAFIETLEELQWMDETSKEKAREKAMAIKEQIGYPDYILEDHNEKLDQEYANLNFSEHNYFENILENLRAGAQKSLKKLRERVDQDIWIIGAAVVNAFYSPNRNQIVFPAAILQPPFFSKHQPQALNFGGIGMVIGHEITHGFDDNGRNFDKDGNMFDWWSNFSAMHFKEQSRCMVYQYGNYTWELAGGQNVSGISTLGENIADNGGVRQAYKQLRR; encoded by the exons ATGGAGAATGAGGTTGGCAAATCTGTGGACAATCAAATGGACAAATACAT AGTTACAATAATGGGGAAATCAGAAAGTCAAATGGATATTGTggaaaaatcaacaaaatctgGAAGGCAATCCTGGAGCTTTGTGGCAATCGGTCTGGCTGTCTTGCTGCTCATTATGACTTGTGCAGCAGTCACCCTGGTGATCCTGTATGCCAACAGCAGAG AAACTCACTATGGCACCAGTTCAGCCAACATATGCAGCACACCTGGATGTGTTACAGCAG CTGCTAGAATAATTCAGAACATGGACCCAACAACTGAACCATGCAAAGATTTCTACCAGTATGCTTGTGGAGGCTGGCTCAACAGGCATGTTATCCCAGAAACTAGCTCCAGGTACAGCATTTTTGACATCCTGAGAGATGAGCTGGAGATCATCCTGAAAG GTGTGTTGGAGACTTCAGATCAAGGGGACAgagaagcatttcagaaagctaAAATACTTTACAAGTCATGCATGAATGAGA gtCTTATAGAGCAGCGAGATTCATTGCCCCTACTAGAGGTCTTAACGATGGTTGGAGATTGGCCGGTGGCTTCTGCAGACTGGAATAGCACAAAAG AGCCAAATTGGAGCATGGAAGAAAAACTCTCCATAATGAACTCCAGATTTAACAAACGTGTCCTGATTGATATGTTTGTATGGAATGATGACCGAGATTCCAACAGACATATCatttat ATTGACCAACCTAGTTTAGGAATGCCATCCAGAGACTACTACTTTAATGGGGGCAACTATCAAAAG GTCAGAGAAGCTTACCTGCAGTTCATGATCACCGTTGCCAAAATGATCCGAGAAGACAAGAATATGTCTAAAGATGATTCTTTTGTCCAAGAGGAAATGGCAAAAGTTATGCAGCTTGAAACTGAGATTGCAAAT GCAACTACCCCTGCAGAAGAAAGGCATGATGTGACCTTGTTATACAACAAAATGACTCTAAAAGAGCTACAGGAAAAGTTTGCATTGAAT GAGTTTAACTGGACCTTCTTCATCCAAGGTGTAATGTCTTCAGTAAGTGTTCAGGTCTACCCAGAAGAGGAGGTGGTTGTATATGGCATGCCCTACCTGCAAGAGCTCAAAGCAATTATCTCAAAGTACTCAGCAAG CACCATCCAGAACTACCTCATTTGGCGACTGGTAATTGATCGAGTCAGCAGCCTGAGTCAGCGTTTCAAGGATGCTCGGGCCAGCTACCGGAAg GCACTTTATGGGACAACAGTGGAAGAAGCCCGCTGGAGGGAGTGTGTGAGTTATGTCAACAACAACATGGAGAATGCAGTGGGAGCGTTGTATGTCAGGGAGACATTTGCTGGTGAGAGTAAGAGGATG GTCAGAGATTTAATAGACAAAATCCGTGAAGCGTTCATTGAGACCCTAGAGGAGTTACAGTGGATGGATGAGACATCTAAAGAAAAAGCTCGTGAAAAG GCAATGGCAATTAAAGAACAAATTGGCTATCCAGATTATATTTTGGAAGATCACAATGAAAAATTAGATCAGGAATATGCTAAT TTAAACTTCAGTGAGCACAACTACTTTGAAAACATCCTGGAAAACCTGAGAGCTGGAGCCCAAAAGAGCCTAAAGAAACTTCGAGAGAGAGTTGACCAAGATAT ATGGATCATTGGAGCTGCAGTGGTCAATGCATTCTATTCACCCAATCGGAACCAGATAG tttttcctgCTGCGATTCTACAGCCCCCCTTCTTCAGCAAGCATCAACCACAAGCACTAAACTTTGGGGGGATAGGGATGGTTATTGGGCATGAAATTACTCATGGCTTTGATGACAATG GTCGAAATTTTGATAAAGACGGAAATATGTTTGACTGGTGGAGCAACTTCTCAGCTATGCATTTCAAGGAGCAGTCTCGTTGCATGGTTTATCAGTATGGCAACTACACATGGGAGCTGGCTGGAGGACAAAAT GTCAGTGGAATAAGCACGTTAGGAGAAAATATTGCAGATAATGGAGGAGTCCGTCAGGCTTATAAG CAACTAAGAAgataa